From Candidatus Saccharimonadales bacterium:
GAGATTGAAAGTGAAATTGACACTCAGCTCCAGCCGATTGAAAAAGTTTTTGGCGGAGCGTCTGAAACCAGTCTGGCCGAAACCATTGCCAAAGTCATTCGAGCCGTCCTTGGGCTACTCGGCGTTATCTTTATTGCCCTCATCATTTACGCCGGATTTATGTGGCTGACCTCCGCCGGAAACGAAGATCGGATTAAAAAAGCGAAAATGATTATCGTGGCCGCAATTATTGGCGTGGCTATTATCTTATTTGCCTTTATTATCACTAACTTTGTTTTCAACACGCTCCTCGAAGTCAGCGACGATTAAGGCTTACCAACACCGGCACTCTAACAAACTCTCCGGCTAAGCCGAGGGAGTTTGTTTTTTAAGCAGGCAACACGTACAATACCGGTATGCAACCGGCACAACAACGTAAATGGCTTTGGATACTTTTTGGCCTCTCCACGCTTTTGATCGGCGGGCTGAGCAGCTGGAAATTTTTCCACGGACTCTACAACGGGTTTGACCTGGCGATTATCACAAATAGCATTCACCTGACCGGCACGGGTCGGCTGTTTGGCTCTTCCATTCATCCGCCCAGCTATCTCGGCGACCACGCGCCGCTGATACTCCTGATTCTAACCCCACTCTACAAGCTTCTGCCATCCGGCCTAACGCTACTCTGGCTCCAGGCACTCGCGATTGGTCTAACGGCCTGGCCGGCGTGGAGACTTTCAAAGCTTTTCCTTGGTCGGCTGAAACTTTCAACCCAACAAATTGAACGCGGCGCGCTTTGGTTGACCGGCGCCTGGCTGCTCAACCCGCTGCTGCACAACGCGGCTTTGTTTGAATTTCACTTTCTGCCATTTGCGTTATTGCCACTGCTTTGGGCCGGAGTTTTTTTTATCCGTCACGCGTTCTGGCCGTTTCTGGCCGCGGCTGCCATTGCCCTGCTAGTTCGAGAAGACGTCAGCCTGGCTGTAGCCGGATTCGGGCTTTTAGCGGTTTGGGAACGGCGCGGCCTGCGCTGGTGGCTGGCACCTCTGCTGATCAGCGTTGTTTATTTTGCGGCCATGCTCCAGCTGATCAATGCCGCGGGTGCGGGCGGATATAAATTCTTTTTGTACTATTCCTGGCTGGGCGAAACTCCGATCCAGGCTATCCAAACCTTGCTGACCCGACCGGACTTAGCGCTGGTTCATCTCCTGCGGCTCAGAAATATTGAGTTCTTACTTGGCCTGCTTCTACCATTCGGGCTGGTCGCTCTCTGGGGCGGGCGTTACCTTTGGCTGATATTTCTGCCGCTGGCTCAAATTTTATTCCAAAACAGCGGCGGCACTGTTACTCACCTGTTCACGCACTACACATTGTTGCTGTTGCCGGGATTGTTAATCTCAACCCTGGCCGGACTGGCGCGACTTCGCCAAAAAACAACCAAAGTCCGGGGTCTGCTGCCCTGGCTCCAGCGCGATCAGCGGCTACGCTGGCTGCTGGGCGGCACCGTGGTTATATACACCTGTCTGGCGTTAGGTCCGCTAGTTGGAATAACTCAGGCCATTGGCCAACGGCGAAGCACGACGCTGGCGCCCGCGCTCCGCACGCTGATTCCGCCGGACGCGGCGGTCGCCGCGACCTACACGCCGCTTAGCCAGCTCGCCAACCGCGAGCGGATTTATTCGTTTAACTATGTCATGCTCGGCGCTCAGCAATACCTGCGCCAGACCTACCGGCTGCCCGCTGACACCGAGTTTGTCGTGTTGGATATGGCTGACTTTCTGGGCATTGAACTGCAGTACGCCGGCAATCCATTTTTTTCCGAGACATACAAAAACAATCAAAGCCGGTGGCCGGCTCAGCTGGCAGACTTTGGTCTGGTCGCCATTCACGATTCTCAAATCCTGCTGCGGCGAGGCGCGCAAAATATGGCGAGTTTGATTTCACGGCTTGAGCGACCCGCCCCTGATAATCTGAACGGTGTTGAGCAAAACCGTGTCGGTGGCATTGAGCTACTGGGCTATACCCGAGCAGATAACCAATTTTCATTTTTCTGGCAAACCCACGAAGCTCCGGCTCAGAATTATTATCTGATACTTCGCCTCAAGCGCGGAGAGTACGCGTTTGAAAAATTCTACCCGCTTAGCTACGGACTGGTGCCAACCACGGATTGGCAGCCCAATGAAACATGGCAGACCAACTTTTGGTTTAACCCGAATATTCCGGCCGGCAGCTACACTGCTCAAATTCAAGTCGCCCACGTTGAAGGCGGCGTTGAAATTAACAATATCCGATCTGTCGAGCCCGTGCTTGACCGTAACATTCTGCTTGGCCCTGAATTTAATTTAGGCCAACTCGAGATTGGCGACTGAAAAAGTAGACTAGGCTATAAATCAACCCGATACACTTGCACCTCGCCGCTTTCAAACACTAATGTCAAATAGTCTGTTTGACTCGGGTCAAATGAGCCGAGCTTTTGCTCGAGCGAACCGTGAGCCACAAAATCGATTCCGTGCTTTGACAGGCCGCGCCGCTTGAACCTGTCATTCTCATTACTGGCGTAAAAAATTTCCAAAAACGCGCGCTTGGTTTTGGCATGAACCGTTTCATGCCCATGCCCGACAAAAACGGCCTGCCCAATTTGGCCGGGGATAAATTTTGACATAATGTCCGAAGCCAGCGTAACACTGGTCTTGGGCTGCGTCCCCAGCCAGGCAATGGCGCTGACCAAGTCTTCGGAAAGATACAATTTTTCGCGGGCTTCTTCCGGCTGAACCGTGAACAAATAAAAATCTCGGGTCAAGTTAAACAAAATAGA
This genomic window contains:
- a CDS encoding DUF2079 domain-containing protein translates to MQPAQQRKWLWILFGLSTLLIGGLSSWKFFHGLYNGFDLAIITNSIHLTGTGRLFGSSIHPPSYLGDHAPLILLILTPLYKLLPSGLTLLWLQALAIGLTAWPAWRLSKLFLGRLKLSTQQIERGALWLTGAWLLNPLLHNAALFEFHFLPFALLPLLWAGVFFIRHAFWPFLAAAAIALLVREDVSLAVAGFGLLAVWERRGLRWWLAPLLISVVYFAAMLQLINAAGAGGYKFFLYYSWLGETPIQAIQTLLTRPDLALVHLLRLRNIEFLLGLLLPFGLVALWGGRYLWLIFLPLAQILFQNSGGTVTHLFTHYTLLLLPGLLISTLAGLARLRQKTTKVRGLLPWLQRDQRLRWLLGGTVVIYTCLALGPLVGITQAIGQRRSTTLAPALRTLIPPDAAVAATYTPLSQLANRERIYSFNYVMLGAQQYLRQTYRLPADTEFVVLDMADFLGIELQYAGNPFFSETYKNNQSRWPAQLADFGLVAIHDSQILLRRGAQNMASLISRLERPAPDNLNGVEQNRVGGIELLGYTRADNQFSFFWQTHEAPAQNYYLILRLKRGEYAFEKFYPLSYGLVPTTDWQPNETWQTNFWFNPNIPAGSYTAQIQVAHVEGGVEINNIRSVEPVLDRNILLGPEFNLGQLEIGD